The following proteins are encoded in a genomic region of Procambarus clarkii isolate CNS0578487 chromosome 23, FALCON_Pclarkii_2.0, whole genome shotgun sequence:
- the Ide gene encoding insulin-degrading enzyme isoform X4 — translation MSAIDRVRHPERFSQFFVTPLFTESAVDREVNAVNSEHEKNIQNDYWRLAQLEKSTADPEHDFSKFGTGNKETLDIIPKEQGINVRDALLQFHAKWYSSNIMAVAVLGKESLEELEAMVISLFTEVENKNVTTPEWLTHPFGPEQCRRLCYVVPVKDIRNLYITFPIPDLHPHYKTAPGHYLGHLIGHEGPGSLLSYLKGRGWVNSLVGGQKSGAKGFAFFVVNVDLTEEGIEHVEDIVSAVFQYLNLLKKEGPQQWVFDECRDLSSMTFRFKDKERPQSYTCGLSEQLHYYPLEEVLCGGYLLSEFKPELIDMVLGHLIPQNIRIAVVGKALSEKVTCTEKWYGTCYKMEDIDPALLEQWQSVGLNDQLRLPMKNEFVPTCFDLYKDVQPVSSLPEMISETPLARVWYKQDDEFKLPKAVIYTELFSPLAYLDPHHTNLLHMFAQLFRDALTEYTYAAELAGLTYSLSNTKYGLTLTVKGYDDKQHVLLEKIMECMTSFTVDPKRFEILKDAYVRALRNFNADQPHQHVVYYTSLLLSEQGWSKEELLQATNEMTVENLEAFIPRFLSGLHIEMLIHGNMLKDAALALAGTIQEKLTTKSGTRPLVPSQLTRQREYQLRDGCSLVYLADNNVHRSSSVETYFQCGLQDTHQNMLLELLCQIFAEPAFDELRTKEQLGYIVWCGIRRANGTQGLRVIVQGDRHPEYLDSRIESFLHKMGENLEKLSEDDFLRHREALASRRLERPKKLSHLTANWWVEITSNQYHFDRDVCEVAHLKTLTKQNVVDFYKQCIASTANQRKKLSVQVVSTAPGGAGDPEVSRPPTTQPDDGLSRPPPLRETELIMDIPEFKQGLALYPLMKPYLPLSKTSKSKL, via the exons atgtctgccatcgaccgggtcaggcacccagaaag ATTTTCTCAGTTTTTTGTAACTCCATTGTTTACGGAAAGTGCGGTGGATCGAGAAGTAAATGCGGTTAACTCGGAGCACGAGAAAAACATACAGAATGATTATTGGCGATTAGCTCAGTTGGAAAAATCTACAGCTGATCCAGAACATGACTTCAGCAAGTTTGGCACAG GAAACAAGGAAACTTTAGATATAATTCCAAAGGAGCAAGGCATTAATGTTCGGGACGCTCTACTACAATTTCATGCCAAGTGGTACTCGTCTAACATTATGGCCGTTGCCGTCCTGGGAAAAG AGAGCTTAGAAGAGCTGGAAGCTATGGTTATAAGCCTATTCACCGAGGTGGAGAACAAAAATGTGACTACGCCAGAGTGGTTGACTCACCCCTTTGGGCCCGAGCAGTGTCGCAGGTTATGCTATGTGGTGCCTGTGAAGGACATTCGCAACCTATACATCACTTTCCCAATTCCAGATCTTCACCCACACTATAAAACAGCT CCTGGCCATTACCTAGGTCACCTCATTGGTCATGAAGGTCCTGGGTCGCTGTTGTCATATCTGAAAGGTCGTGGATGGGTCAATTCACTGGTTGGAGGTCAGAAGTCTGGTGCTAAGGGCTTTGCATTTTTTGTTGTTAATGTGGATTtgacagaagaaggaattgagCACGTTGAGGATATTGTCTCAGCGGTGTTTCAG TATCTAAACTTGTTGAAGAAGGAAGGCCCTCAACAATGGGTATTTGATGAATGTCGAGATTTGAGCAGTATGACCTTCCGGTTTAAGGATAAGGAGAGACCCCAGTCTTATACGTGTGGCCTCTCGGAACAGTTACAT TACTACCCACTAGAGGAGGTACTGTGTGGTGGATATCTTCTTAGTGAATTTAAACCAGAGCTTATTGACATGGTTCTTGGTCACCTCATTCCACAAAACATCAG AATTGCTGTTGTGGGAAAAGCCTTATCAGAAAAGGTAACATGCACTGAAAAGTGGTATGGAACATGCTACAAGATGGAGGACATCGACCCGGCTCTGTTAGAGCAGTGGCAGTCTGTGGGACTGAATGATCAGTTACGCTTACCCATGAAGAATGAATTTGTGCCTACTTGTTTTGACTTGTATAAAGATGTGCAG CCAGTTAGTAGTTTACCAGAGATGATCAGTGAGACTCCCCTAGCCAGAGTGTGGTATAAGCAAGATGATGAATTTAAACTTCCTAAGGCTGTTATCTACACAGAGCTTTTTAG TCCCTTGGCATACCTTGATCCTCACCACACTAACCTGCTGCATATGTTTGCACAGCTGTTTCGCGATGCCCTCACAGAGTACACTTATGCTGCAGAATTGGCTGGCTTAACATACTCTCTCTCCAACACTAAATATGGACTCACT CTGACAGTGAAAGGCTACGATGACAAACAACACGTCCTATTGGAGAAGATTATGGAGTGCATGACGTCTTTTACTGTCGACCCCAAACGCTTCGAGATCCTTAAAGATGCT TATGTTCGTGCCCTACGTAACTTTAACGCAGATCAACCCCATCAGCATGTTGTGTATTATACTTCACTCTTGTTGTCTGAACAAGGCTGGTCCAAAGAGGAGTTGCTACAAGCCACTAACG AGATGACAGTAGAGAACTTGGAAGCGTTTATTCCTCGCTTTTTGTCCGGGCTTCATATCGAGATGTTAATTCATGGTAACATGTTAAAGGATGCCGCTCTAGCTCTTGCTGGCACCATTCAAGAGAAGCTGACAACCAAATCTGGCACGCGCCCACTTGTACCTTCACAGCTCACACGACAGAGAGAATACCAGTTGAGGGATG ggTGCAGCTTGGTATACTTGGCTGATAACAATGTTCATCGCAGTTCTTCTGTTGAAACGTACTTCCAATGTGGGTTGCAAGACACCCATCAAAACATGCTGTTAGAGCTTCTCTGCCAGATCTTTGCTGAACCAGCCTTTGATGAACTAAGAACAAAA GAACAGCTTGGGTACATTGTGTGGTGTGGGATCCGACGAGCTAATGGTACCCAAGGCCTACGAGTCATTGTGCAGGGAGACCGCCATCCAGAGTACTTGGATTCCAGGATAGAATCATTCCTGCATAAGATGGGA GAAAATCTAGAAAAGCTATCTGAAGATGACTTCTTGCGCCATAGAGAAGCTTTAGCAAGCCGCCGTTTGGAACGTCCAAAGAAATTGTCACACCTTACTGCCAATTGGTGGGTTGAAATTACGTCCAATCAGTATCACTTCGATCGTGATGTCTGTGAAGTGGCACATCTCAAAACTCTCACAAAGCAGAATGTGGTAGATTTctacaag
- the Ide gene encoding insulin-degrading enzyme isoform X3 — MGVKERVESIVKSEEDQREYRALILDNGLKVLLISDPATDKSAASLNVHVGSMSDTRELPGLAHFCEHMLFMGTEKYPCENEYNKYLSEHGGSSNAYTAADHTNYYFDVAPDAFAGALDRFSQFFVTPLFTESAVDREVNAVNSEHEKNIQNDYWRLAQLEKSTADPEHDFSKFGTGNKETLDIIPKEQGINVRDALLQFHAKWYSSNIMAVAVLGKESLEELEAMVISLFTEVENKNVTTPEWLTHPFGPEQCRRLCYVVPVKDIRNLYITFPIPDLHPHYKTAPGHYLGHLIGHEGPGSLLSYLKGRGWVNSLVGGQKSGAKGFAFFVVNVDLTEEGIEHVEDIVSAVFQYLNLLKKEGPQQWVFDECRDLSSMTFRFKDKERPQSYTCGLSEQLHYYPLEEVLCGGYLLSEFKPELIDMVLGHLIPQNIRIAVVGKALSEKVTCTEKWYGTCYKMEDIDPALLEQWQSVGLNDQLRLPMKNEFVPTCFDLYKDVQPVSSLPEMISETPLARVWYKQDDEFKLPKAVIYTELFSPLAYLDPHHTNLLHMFAQLFRDALTEYTYAAELAGLTYSLSNTKYGLTLTVKGYDDKQHVLLEKIMECMTSFTVDPKRFEILKDAYVRALRNFNADQPHQHVVYYTSLLLSEQGWSKEELLQATNEMTVENLEAFIPRFLSGLHIEMLIHGNMLKDAALALAGTIQEKLTTKSGTRPLVPSQLTRQREYQLRDGCSLVYLADNNVHRSSSVETYFQCGLQDTHQNMLLELLCQIFAEPAFDELRTKEQLGYIVWCGIRRANGTQGLRVIVQGDRHPEYLDSRIESFLHKMGENLEKLSEDDFLRHREALASRRLERPKKLSHLTANWWVEITSNQYHFDRDVCEVAHLKTLTKQNVVDFYKQCIASTANQRKKLSVQVVSTAPGGAGDPEVSRPPTTQPDDGLSRPPPLRETELIMDIPEFKQGLALYPLMKPYLPLSKTSKSKL; from the exons ATGGGGGTTAAAGAGCGTGTGGAATCTATAGTAAAGTCAGAGGAAGACCAACGCGAGTATCGGGCTCTTATCTTGGACAATGGCTTGAAAGTCTTGCTAATCTCAGACCCAGCAACAGACAAGTCTGCTGCATCACTTAATGTACATGTTG GTAGCATGTCAGATACAAGAGAGTTGCCGGGATTAGCGCACTTCTGCGAACACATGCTGTTCATGGGTACAGAGAAATACCCTTGTGAAAATGAGTACAATAAGTATCTGTCTGAGCATGGTGGCTCCAGCAATGCATACACCGCTGCTGATCACACGAATTACTATTTCGATGTTGCTCCTGATGCATTCGCAGGTGCACTAGACAG ATTTTCTCAGTTTTTTGTAACTCCATTGTTTACGGAAAGTGCGGTGGATCGAGAAGTAAATGCGGTTAACTCGGAGCACGAGAAAAACATACAGAATGATTATTGGCGATTAGCTCAGTTGGAAAAATCTACAGCTGATCCAGAACATGACTTCAGCAAGTTTGGCACAG GAAACAAGGAAACTTTAGATATAATTCCAAAGGAGCAAGGCATTAATGTTCGGGACGCTCTACTACAATTTCATGCCAAGTGGTACTCGTCTAACATTATGGCCGTTGCCGTCCTGGGAAAAG AGAGCTTAGAAGAGCTGGAAGCTATGGTTATAAGCCTATTCACCGAGGTGGAGAACAAAAATGTGACTACGCCAGAGTGGTTGACTCACCCCTTTGGGCCCGAGCAGTGTCGCAGGTTATGCTATGTGGTGCCTGTGAAGGACATTCGCAACCTATACATCACTTTCCCAATTCCAGATCTTCACCCACACTATAAAACAGCT CCTGGCCATTACCTAGGTCACCTCATTGGTCATGAAGGTCCTGGGTCGCTGTTGTCATATCTGAAAGGTCGTGGATGGGTCAATTCACTGGTTGGAGGTCAGAAGTCTGGTGCTAAGGGCTTTGCATTTTTTGTTGTTAATGTGGATTtgacagaagaaggaattgagCACGTTGAGGATATTGTCTCAGCGGTGTTTCAG TATCTAAACTTGTTGAAGAAGGAAGGCCCTCAACAATGGGTATTTGATGAATGTCGAGATTTGAGCAGTATGACCTTCCGGTTTAAGGATAAGGAGAGACCCCAGTCTTATACGTGTGGCCTCTCGGAACAGTTACAT TACTACCCACTAGAGGAGGTACTGTGTGGTGGATATCTTCTTAGTGAATTTAAACCAGAGCTTATTGACATGGTTCTTGGTCACCTCATTCCACAAAACATCAG AATTGCTGTTGTGGGAAAAGCCTTATCAGAAAAGGTAACATGCACTGAAAAGTGGTATGGAACATGCTACAAGATGGAGGACATCGACCCGGCTCTGTTAGAGCAGTGGCAGTCTGTGGGACTGAATGATCAGTTACGCTTACCCATGAAGAATGAATTTGTGCCTACTTGTTTTGACTTGTATAAAGATGTGCAG CCAGTTAGTAGTTTACCAGAGATGATCAGTGAGACTCCCCTAGCCAGAGTGTGGTATAAGCAAGATGATGAATTTAAACTTCCTAAGGCTGTTATCTACACAGAGCTTTTTAG TCCCTTGGCATACCTTGATCCTCACCACACTAACCTGCTGCATATGTTTGCACAGCTGTTTCGCGATGCCCTCACAGAGTACACTTATGCTGCAGAATTGGCTGGCTTAACATACTCTCTCTCCAACACTAAATATGGACTCACT CTGACAGTGAAAGGCTACGATGACAAACAACACGTCCTATTGGAGAAGATTATGGAGTGCATGACGTCTTTTACTGTCGACCCCAAACGCTTCGAGATCCTTAAAGATGCT TATGTTCGTGCCCTACGTAACTTTAACGCAGATCAACCCCATCAGCATGTTGTGTATTATACTTCACTCTTGTTGTCTGAACAAGGCTGGTCCAAAGAGGAGTTGCTACAAGCCACTAACG AGATGACAGTAGAGAACTTGGAAGCGTTTATTCCTCGCTTTTTGTCCGGGCTTCATATCGAGATGTTAATTCATGGTAACATGTTAAAGGATGCCGCTCTAGCTCTTGCTGGCACCATTCAAGAGAAGCTGACAACCAAATCTGGCACGCGCCCACTTGTACCTTCACAGCTCACACGACAGAGAGAATACCAGTTGAGGGATG ggTGCAGCTTGGTATACTTGGCTGATAACAATGTTCATCGCAGTTCTTCTGTTGAAACGTACTTCCAATGTGGGTTGCAAGACACCCATCAAAACATGCTGTTAGAGCTTCTCTGCCAGATCTTTGCTGAACCAGCCTTTGATGAACTAAGAACAAAA GAACAGCTTGGGTACATTGTGTGGTGTGGGATCCGACGAGCTAATGGTACCCAAGGCCTACGAGTCATTGTGCAGGGAGACCGCCATCCAGAGTACTTGGATTCCAGGATAGAATCATTCCTGCATAAGATGGGA GAAAATCTAGAAAAGCTATCTGAAGATGACTTCTTGCGCCATAGAGAAGCTTTAGCAAGCCGCCGTTTGGAACGTCCAAAGAAATTGTCACACCTTACTGCCAATTGGTGGGTTGAAATTACGTCCAATCAGTATCACTTCGATCGTGATGTCTGTGAAGTGGCACATCTCAAAACTCTCACAAAGCAGAATGTGGTAGATTTctacaag
- the Ide gene encoding insulin-degrading enzyme isoform X2, translating into MRLRPSSWSVSLTTMGVKERVESIVKSEEDQREYRALILDNGLKVLLISDPATDKSAASLNVHVGSMSDTRELPGLAHFCEHMLFMGTEKYPCENEYNKYLSEHGGSSNAYTAADHTNYYFDVAPDAFAGALDRFSQFFVTPLFTESAVDREVNAVNSEHEKNIQNDYWRLAQLEKSTADPEHDFSKFGTGNKETLDIIPKEQGINVRDALLQFHAKWYSSNIMAVAVLGKESLEELEAMVISLFTEVENKNVTTPEWLTHPFGPEQCRRLCYVVPVKDIRNLYITFPIPDLHPHYKTAPGHYLGHLIGHEGPGSLLSYLKGRGWVNSLVGGQKSGAKGFAFFVVNVDLTEEGIEHVEDIVSAVFQYLNLLKKEGPQQWVFDECRDLSSMTFRFKDKERPQSYTCGLSEQLHYYPLEEVLCGGYLLSEFKPELIDMVLGHLIPQNIRIAVVGKALSEKVTCTEKWYGTCYKMEDIDPALLEQWQSVGLNDQLRLPMKNEFVPTCFDLYKDVQPVSSLPEMISETPLARVWYKQDDEFKLPKAVIYTELFSPLAYLDPHHTNLLHMFAQLFRDALTEYTYAAELAGLTYSLSNTKYGLTLTVKGYDDKQHVLLEKIMECMTSFTVDPKRFEILKDAYVRALRNFNADQPHQHVVYYTSLLLSEQGWSKEELLQATNEMTVENLEAFIPRFLSGLHIEMLIHGNMLKDAALALAGTIQEKLTTKSGTRPLVPSQLTRQREYQLRDGCSLVYLADNNVHRSSSVETYFQCGLQDTHQNMLLELLCQIFAEPAFDELRTKEQLGYIVWCGIRRANGTQGLRVIVQGDRHPEYLDSRIESFLHKMGENLEKLSEDDFLRHREALASRRLERPKKLSHLTANWWVEITSNQYHFDRDVCEVAHLKTLTKQNVVDFYKQCIASTANQRKKLSVQVVSTAPGGAGDPEVSRPPTTQPDDGLSRPPPLRETELIMDIPEFKQGLALYPLMKPYLPLSKTSKSKL; encoded by the exons ATGCGCCTTAGGCCCTCCAGCTG GAGTGTGAGTCTCACCACCATGGGGGTTAAAGAGCGTGTGGAATCTATAGTAAAGTCAGAGGAAGACCAACGCGAGTATCGGGCTCTTATCTTGGACAATGGCTTGAAAGTCTTGCTAATCTCAGACCCAGCAACAGACAAGTCTGCTGCATCACTTAATGTACATGTTG GTAGCATGTCAGATACAAGAGAGTTGCCGGGATTAGCGCACTTCTGCGAACACATGCTGTTCATGGGTACAGAGAAATACCCTTGTGAAAATGAGTACAATAAGTATCTGTCTGAGCATGGTGGCTCCAGCAATGCATACACCGCTGCTGATCACACGAATTACTATTTCGATGTTGCTCCTGATGCATTCGCAGGTGCACTAGACAG ATTTTCTCAGTTTTTTGTAACTCCATTGTTTACGGAAAGTGCGGTGGATCGAGAAGTAAATGCGGTTAACTCGGAGCACGAGAAAAACATACAGAATGATTATTGGCGATTAGCTCAGTTGGAAAAATCTACAGCTGATCCAGAACATGACTTCAGCAAGTTTGGCACAG GAAACAAGGAAACTTTAGATATAATTCCAAAGGAGCAAGGCATTAATGTTCGGGACGCTCTACTACAATTTCATGCCAAGTGGTACTCGTCTAACATTATGGCCGTTGCCGTCCTGGGAAAAG AGAGCTTAGAAGAGCTGGAAGCTATGGTTATAAGCCTATTCACCGAGGTGGAGAACAAAAATGTGACTACGCCAGAGTGGTTGACTCACCCCTTTGGGCCCGAGCAGTGTCGCAGGTTATGCTATGTGGTGCCTGTGAAGGACATTCGCAACCTATACATCACTTTCCCAATTCCAGATCTTCACCCACACTATAAAACAGCT CCTGGCCATTACCTAGGTCACCTCATTGGTCATGAAGGTCCTGGGTCGCTGTTGTCATATCTGAAAGGTCGTGGATGGGTCAATTCACTGGTTGGAGGTCAGAAGTCTGGTGCTAAGGGCTTTGCATTTTTTGTTGTTAATGTGGATTtgacagaagaaggaattgagCACGTTGAGGATATTGTCTCAGCGGTGTTTCAG TATCTAAACTTGTTGAAGAAGGAAGGCCCTCAACAATGGGTATTTGATGAATGTCGAGATTTGAGCAGTATGACCTTCCGGTTTAAGGATAAGGAGAGACCCCAGTCTTATACGTGTGGCCTCTCGGAACAGTTACAT TACTACCCACTAGAGGAGGTACTGTGTGGTGGATATCTTCTTAGTGAATTTAAACCAGAGCTTATTGACATGGTTCTTGGTCACCTCATTCCACAAAACATCAG AATTGCTGTTGTGGGAAAAGCCTTATCAGAAAAGGTAACATGCACTGAAAAGTGGTATGGAACATGCTACAAGATGGAGGACATCGACCCGGCTCTGTTAGAGCAGTGGCAGTCTGTGGGACTGAATGATCAGTTACGCTTACCCATGAAGAATGAATTTGTGCCTACTTGTTTTGACTTGTATAAAGATGTGCAG CCAGTTAGTAGTTTACCAGAGATGATCAGTGAGACTCCCCTAGCCAGAGTGTGGTATAAGCAAGATGATGAATTTAAACTTCCTAAGGCTGTTATCTACACAGAGCTTTTTAG TCCCTTGGCATACCTTGATCCTCACCACACTAACCTGCTGCATATGTTTGCACAGCTGTTTCGCGATGCCCTCACAGAGTACACTTATGCTGCAGAATTGGCTGGCTTAACATACTCTCTCTCCAACACTAAATATGGACTCACT CTGACAGTGAAAGGCTACGATGACAAACAACACGTCCTATTGGAGAAGATTATGGAGTGCATGACGTCTTTTACTGTCGACCCCAAACGCTTCGAGATCCTTAAAGATGCT TATGTTCGTGCCCTACGTAACTTTAACGCAGATCAACCCCATCAGCATGTTGTGTATTATACTTCACTCTTGTTGTCTGAACAAGGCTGGTCCAAAGAGGAGTTGCTACAAGCCACTAACG AGATGACAGTAGAGAACTTGGAAGCGTTTATTCCTCGCTTTTTGTCCGGGCTTCATATCGAGATGTTAATTCATGGTAACATGTTAAAGGATGCCGCTCTAGCTCTTGCTGGCACCATTCAAGAGAAGCTGACAACCAAATCTGGCACGCGCCCACTTGTACCTTCACAGCTCACACGACAGAGAGAATACCAGTTGAGGGATG ggTGCAGCTTGGTATACTTGGCTGATAACAATGTTCATCGCAGTTCTTCTGTTGAAACGTACTTCCAATGTGGGTTGCAAGACACCCATCAAAACATGCTGTTAGAGCTTCTCTGCCAGATCTTTGCTGAACCAGCCTTTGATGAACTAAGAACAAAA GAACAGCTTGGGTACATTGTGTGGTGTGGGATCCGACGAGCTAATGGTACCCAAGGCCTACGAGTCATTGTGCAGGGAGACCGCCATCCAGAGTACTTGGATTCCAGGATAGAATCATTCCTGCATAAGATGGGA GAAAATCTAGAAAAGCTATCTGAAGATGACTTCTTGCGCCATAGAGAAGCTTTAGCAAGCCGCCGTTTGGAACGTCCAAAGAAATTGTCACACCTTACTGCCAATTGGTGGGTTGAAATTACGTCCAATCAGTATCACTTCGATCGTGATGTCTGTGAAGTGGCACATCTCAAAACTCTCACAAAGCAGAATGTGGTAGATTTctacaag
- the Ide gene encoding insulin-degrading enzyme isoform X1 has product MVIRTVLGCVGSWRVVGRGVAARERLYRSLSVVLGRGFLSPHLVKLSTTVGLVSSYRSVSLTTMGVKERVESIVKSEEDQREYRALILDNGLKVLLISDPATDKSAASLNVHVGSMSDTRELPGLAHFCEHMLFMGTEKYPCENEYNKYLSEHGGSSNAYTAADHTNYYFDVAPDAFAGALDRFSQFFVTPLFTESAVDREVNAVNSEHEKNIQNDYWRLAQLEKSTADPEHDFSKFGTGNKETLDIIPKEQGINVRDALLQFHAKWYSSNIMAVAVLGKESLEELEAMVISLFTEVENKNVTTPEWLTHPFGPEQCRRLCYVVPVKDIRNLYITFPIPDLHPHYKTAPGHYLGHLIGHEGPGSLLSYLKGRGWVNSLVGGQKSGAKGFAFFVVNVDLTEEGIEHVEDIVSAVFQYLNLLKKEGPQQWVFDECRDLSSMTFRFKDKERPQSYTCGLSEQLHYYPLEEVLCGGYLLSEFKPELIDMVLGHLIPQNIRIAVVGKALSEKVTCTEKWYGTCYKMEDIDPALLEQWQSVGLNDQLRLPMKNEFVPTCFDLYKDVQPVSSLPEMISETPLARVWYKQDDEFKLPKAVIYTELFSPLAYLDPHHTNLLHMFAQLFRDALTEYTYAAELAGLTYSLSNTKYGLTLTVKGYDDKQHVLLEKIMECMTSFTVDPKRFEILKDAYVRALRNFNADQPHQHVVYYTSLLLSEQGWSKEELLQATNEMTVENLEAFIPRFLSGLHIEMLIHGNMLKDAALALAGTIQEKLTTKSGTRPLVPSQLTRQREYQLRDGCSLVYLADNNVHRSSSVETYFQCGLQDTHQNMLLELLCQIFAEPAFDELRTKEQLGYIVWCGIRRANGTQGLRVIVQGDRHPEYLDSRIESFLHKMGENLEKLSEDDFLRHREALASRRLERPKKLSHLTANWWVEITSNQYHFDRDVCEVAHLKTLTKQNVVDFYKQCIASTANQRKKLSVQVVSTAPGGAGDPEVSRPPTTQPDDGLSRPPPLRETELIMDIPEFKQGLALYPLMKPYLPLSKTSKSKL; this is encoded by the exons ATGGTGATCCGCACTGTGCTGGGTTGTGTTGGTAGTTGGAGAGTAGTTGGGCGGGGTGTGGCCGCCAGAGAGAGGCTGTACCGGTCATTATCAGTGGTGTTGGGGAGAGGCTTCCTCAGCCCCCACTTGGTGAAGCTCTCCACCACTGTAGGACTCGTGTCCTCCTACAG GAGTGTGAGTCTCACCACCATGGGGGTTAAAGAGCGTGTGGAATCTATAGTAAAGTCAGAGGAAGACCAACGCGAGTATCGGGCTCTTATCTTGGACAATGGCTTGAAAGTCTTGCTAATCTCAGACCCAGCAACAGACAAGTCTGCTGCATCACTTAATGTACATGTTG GTAGCATGTCAGATACAAGAGAGTTGCCGGGATTAGCGCACTTCTGCGAACACATGCTGTTCATGGGTACAGAGAAATACCCTTGTGAAAATGAGTACAATAAGTATCTGTCTGAGCATGGTGGCTCCAGCAATGCATACACCGCTGCTGATCACACGAATTACTATTTCGATGTTGCTCCTGATGCATTCGCAGGTGCACTAGACAG ATTTTCTCAGTTTTTTGTAACTCCATTGTTTACGGAAAGTGCGGTGGATCGAGAAGTAAATGCGGTTAACTCGGAGCACGAGAAAAACATACAGAATGATTATTGGCGATTAGCTCAGTTGGAAAAATCTACAGCTGATCCAGAACATGACTTCAGCAAGTTTGGCACAG GAAACAAGGAAACTTTAGATATAATTCCAAAGGAGCAAGGCATTAATGTTCGGGACGCTCTACTACAATTTCATGCCAAGTGGTACTCGTCTAACATTATGGCCGTTGCCGTCCTGGGAAAAG AGAGCTTAGAAGAGCTGGAAGCTATGGTTATAAGCCTATTCACCGAGGTGGAGAACAAAAATGTGACTACGCCAGAGTGGTTGACTCACCCCTTTGGGCCCGAGCAGTGTCGCAGGTTATGCTATGTGGTGCCTGTGAAGGACATTCGCAACCTATACATCACTTTCCCAATTCCAGATCTTCACCCACACTATAAAACAGCT CCTGGCCATTACCTAGGTCACCTCATTGGTCATGAAGGTCCTGGGTCGCTGTTGTCATATCTGAAAGGTCGTGGATGGGTCAATTCACTGGTTGGAGGTCAGAAGTCTGGTGCTAAGGGCTTTGCATTTTTTGTTGTTAATGTGGATTtgacagaagaaggaattgagCACGTTGAGGATATTGTCTCAGCGGTGTTTCAG TATCTAAACTTGTTGAAGAAGGAAGGCCCTCAACAATGGGTATTTGATGAATGTCGAGATTTGAGCAGTATGACCTTCCGGTTTAAGGATAAGGAGAGACCCCAGTCTTATACGTGTGGCCTCTCGGAACAGTTACAT TACTACCCACTAGAGGAGGTACTGTGTGGTGGATATCTTCTTAGTGAATTTAAACCAGAGCTTATTGACATGGTTCTTGGTCACCTCATTCCACAAAACATCAG AATTGCTGTTGTGGGAAAAGCCTTATCAGAAAAGGTAACATGCACTGAAAAGTGGTATGGAACATGCTACAAGATGGAGGACATCGACCCGGCTCTGTTAGAGCAGTGGCAGTCTGTGGGACTGAATGATCAGTTACGCTTACCCATGAAGAATGAATTTGTGCCTACTTGTTTTGACTTGTATAAAGATGTGCAG CCAGTTAGTAGTTTACCAGAGATGATCAGTGAGACTCCCCTAGCCAGAGTGTGGTATAAGCAAGATGATGAATTTAAACTTCCTAAGGCTGTTATCTACACAGAGCTTTTTAG TCCCTTGGCATACCTTGATCCTCACCACACTAACCTGCTGCATATGTTTGCACAGCTGTTTCGCGATGCCCTCACAGAGTACACTTATGCTGCAGAATTGGCTGGCTTAACATACTCTCTCTCCAACACTAAATATGGACTCACT CTGACAGTGAAAGGCTACGATGACAAACAACACGTCCTATTGGAGAAGATTATGGAGTGCATGACGTCTTTTACTGTCGACCCCAAACGCTTCGAGATCCTTAAAGATGCT TATGTTCGTGCCCTACGTAACTTTAACGCAGATCAACCCCATCAGCATGTTGTGTATTATACTTCACTCTTGTTGTCTGAACAAGGCTGGTCCAAAGAGGAGTTGCTACAAGCCACTAACG AGATGACAGTAGAGAACTTGGAAGCGTTTATTCCTCGCTTTTTGTCCGGGCTTCATATCGAGATGTTAATTCATGGTAACATGTTAAAGGATGCCGCTCTAGCTCTTGCTGGCACCATTCAAGAGAAGCTGACAACCAAATCTGGCACGCGCCCACTTGTACCTTCACAGCTCACACGACAGAGAGAATACCAGTTGAGGGATG ggTGCAGCTTGGTATACTTGGCTGATAACAATGTTCATCGCAGTTCTTCTGTTGAAACGTACTTCCAATGTGGGTTGCAAGACACCCATCAAAACATGCTGTTAGAGCTTCTCTGCCAGATCTTTGCTGAACCAGCCTTTGATGAACTAAGAACAAAA GAACAGCTTGGGTACATTGTGTGGTGTGGGATCCGACGAGCTAATGGTACCCAAGGCCTACGAGTCATTGTGCAGGGAGACCGCCATCCAGAGTACTTGGATTCCAGGATAGAATCATTCCTGCATAAGATGGGA GAAAATCTAGAAAAGCTATCTGAAGATGACTTCTTGCGCCATAGAGAAGCTTTAGCAAGCCGCCGTTTGGAACGTCCAAAGAAATTGTCACACCTTACTGCCAATTGGTGGGTTGAAATTACGTCCAATCAGTATCACTTCGATCGTGATGTCTGTGAAGTGGCACATCTCAAAACTCTCACAAAGCAGAATGTGGTAGATTTctacaag